One part of the Athene noctua chromosome Z, bAthNoc1.hap1.1, whole genome shotgun sequence genome encodes these proteins:
- the LOC141973959 gene encoding uncharacterized protein LOC141973959 — translation MSAALLRGLARPPLLPLLASGGFQRRPQGAYSTREGSGAGPVGRYPVPNKKDMPYDIVELMEEVEVKTGFLPNVFKAMSHRPAEFRAFFAYYNAIMNKDTGRLSKADKELIIVATSAVNRCPYCVVAHGALHRIYSKQPALADQVIVNWKLADLSDRDLAMLEFALAVCRADDITEEHFRKLERHGFDREDAWDIGMISAFFAMSNRIAHFVGLRPNREFYAMGRTARGGREGEAEGA, via the exons ATGAGCGCGGCCCTGCTGCGCGGCCTGGCCCGCCCACCC ctcctgcctctaCTGGCCTCAGGCGGATTCCAGAGGCGGCCCCAGGGGGCATACAGCACCAGAGAAGGGAGCGGAGCAGGGCCTGTTGGGCGATACCCGGTACCCAACAAGAAGGACATGCCGTACGACATTGTGGAGCTCATGGAAGAAGTGGAAGTGAAG ACAGGATTTCTGCCCAATGTGTTCAAAGCCATGTCTCACCGACCTGCTGAATTCAGAGCTTTCTTCGCTTATTACAATGCCATTATGAACAAAGACACAG GGCGTCTCAGCAAGGCAGACAAAGAGCTCATAATTGTGGCTACGAGTGCTGTGAACAGATGTCCCTACTGTGTGGTTGCACACGGAGCACTTCACCGGATATATTCCAAGCAGCCAGCGCTGGCTGACCAG GTGATCGTCAATTGGAAGCTGGCAGACCTGAGCGACAGGGACCTGGCGATGCTGGAGTTCGCTCTTGCGGTGTGTCGAGCTGACGACATCACCGAGGAGCACTTCCGGAAGCTGGAGAGGCACGGCTTCGACCGCGAGGACGCCTGGGACATAGGCATGATCTCGGCGTTCTTTGCCATGTCGAACCGCATCGCCCACTTCGTCGGCCTGCGCCCCAACCGGGAGTTCTACGCGATGGGCAggacggcgcggggggggcgggagggggaggcggAGGGCGCCTGA
- the TRMT10B gene encoding LOW QUALITY PROTEIN: tRNA methyltransferase 10 homolog B (The sequence of the model RefSeq protein was modified relative to this genomic sequence to represent the inferred CDS: inserted 2 bases in 1 codon), which yields MAAAAMAAARRRSPRGRRRWRARPSGCCGSSPRPPRRSRRGTRCGSGGAGSGCWRPGGGSGGRSGRGAAPGEPRAQVSGGSAXGRRGPGLGRARPRRGLRCPFCSPLPGAAGRRGGRPAAALARERLLEARESGPRLCVDLGVAGCMTRKETSRLASQIRRLYGANRRAEKPFWLCLTEFVVGSLIYEECFRMNDGFSDYLMDTTPESYLDLFPLDAIVYLTPDSQNVLEDIDPSKVYVLGGLVDESIHKKLTLHRAEEQSLQTARLPIREYMVRAVNTKNYHSETLAINQVFDVLSTYYETQSWPAALKAGVSTGKGYVLPDAVK from the exons atggcggcggcggcgatggcggcggccCGTCGGCGGAGCCCGAGGGGGAGGCGGCGGTGGCGTGCGAGGCCCTCCGGCTGCTGCGGATCGAGCCCTCGGCC GCCACGCCGGTCCCGCAGAGGAACGCGCTGCGGAAGCGGCGGCGCTGGGAGCGGGTGCTGGCGGCCAGGAGGAGGAAGCGGCGGCAGGAGCGGGAGAGGAGCCGCGCCCGGCGAGCCCAGGGCCCAGGTGAGCGGCGGctcggc ggggcggcgggggccgggcctgGGGCGGGCgaggccgcggcgggggctgcgctgcccgttctgctctcccctcccaggggctgccggccggcgcggcgggaggcCCGCGGCCGCGCTCGCCAGGGAGCGGCTTCTGGAGGCCCGGGAGTCGGGGCCGCGGCTCTGCGTGGACCTCGGCGTGGCCGGCTGCATGACGCGGAAG GAAACGAGCCGCCTCGCTTCCCAGATCAGGAGACTCTACGGGGCAAACAGGCGGGCTGAGAAGCCGTTTTGGCTCTGTCTGACGGAGTTTGTGGTGGGCTCATTGATCTACGAAGAGTGTTTCCGCATGAACGACGGTTTCTCCGATTATTTG atggATACAACTCCAGAAAGTTACCTGGACCTGTTTCCTTTAGATGCAATTGTTTATCTCACTCCTGATTCTCAGAATG TCCTTGAAGATATTGATCCAAGTAAAGTGTACGTCCTGGGAGGCCTGGTGGATGAAAGTATTCACAAG AAGCTGACCCTGCACAGGGCAGAAGAGCAGTCCTTGCAAACAGCCCGCCTCCCCATTCGAGAGTACATGGTGAGAGCCGTTAACACCAAGAACTACCACTCGGAGACCCTGGCAATTAACCAAG TGTTTGATGTCTTATCAACTTACTATGAGACCCAAAGCTGGCCAGCAGCCTTGAAAGCTGGAGTTTCTACCGGAAAAGGCTATGTTCTACCAGATGCAGTGAAATAA
- the FRMPD1 gene encoding FERM and PDZ domain-containing protein 1 isoform X4, protein MAFLQHSRHSQQHCPRGPRPAAWLMGKGGPKSSFLTAEKRARLKTNPVKVRFAEEVLVNGHTQGNSLLCMPNVLKVYLENGQTKAFRFETSTTVKDIVLTLKEKLSLRSIAHFALALEEQYNVARIHLLHEEELIEQVVQKRESHDYRCLFRVSFVPKDPLDLLQEDPVAFEYLYLQSCSDVLQERFAVEMKCSVALRLAALHIQERIYTCAQPQKVSLKYIERDWGIENFISPTLLRNMRGKDIKKAISYHMKRNQVLLDPRQKYFSSCKLKHMLAAVQVRLSYLQILGDLKMYNGRIFNATLMLQDRESYVALLVGAKYGVSQIINNKLNIISSLAEFANISRVELTEESEKVSMVKIYLQDLKLLTLLLESNSAKDLVCLITGYYRLFVDANVSIFTWGEKKQQLHRVSTEEGYESRTGSDSEDSWQLDSSLEHCLDTPSAYGSAHPVCNEEKLGEPCSLEEDITKPRAGGSDQCDGGDNATDSTSETSDSANTESRGFKTSGSSDSMDALEEDELEACSSCRPEFFHFYTPTVQEMSSADKSFFPIRGAGGSSSTETRDYFCFLQVPRAERPGYEDSPSEQRGEDVGASVLETKLSERNTKGYYNLCYSISPAGSVERSNVSCSPQGSPWKDGSAREEALCGAEQVAEANNLILEPPPGFGDTSSEEEFYDAADRLSPPDALAAGYSMTQEGTDNSSHLLKKPRCYSLGENLMTRQTAREKHGKEKELTYAKNLRKRRSFLKTDYTSQVTFPLALPDSLQSYYSWPPPPSLLAQPPTPPSSEDIEKDAELEIPAATQAQRDTASTDPSSHLMEMEPDTMETKSVTDSVVYSISAVRLQGDQHREESAGVPVHMDGGLQPAHAMHPPFLSLEEAEPLAGWQSRASQESSSAKTNAVWPSEESCVATGGWRARLALGEAGEVMAAPQTVLGAPPVPDRTVTCPPDEHTLLPSVRGPDVASPQHQELLPAAAGQAVCEEPALAPGEEGRANGGSCAENSSDGAWSQAKSRQVMTKGALQKVHRKNHVGFPDATQLLSDCSSTSGVITRLSWLSFGVRTDLTSPSPSQERVDTPLELLATQKTSGCLGADAVRREMQTSPNGPPFEKELVISQGLAEGEPGKDTGNVAHKELQPLQAPLPREQATEVGKDSPLTPSLGLSTSSGPISLGLLQKRAGEHGASKHFFLCFNHKKDEQTPSDPIVTRSLGFSTVKMTFPPQLGMDKCSCQLSYISCFHRPDDKGEGEPPVPVCGTFLGPLTTPPSSSCSLPGTPGSTYPLSIAGGAAWWDPHIQALSQLKDQARMSPADFSCFLAYITELQEVVGKLSGNQATHLQDQCAEQGAESKGALGLASQDLLSSCQELLKTEQPLVELQGVLRVTFDHLVQLAVACFQVTHCRMCRQRQQELGAALLDVVGTYHQLVQAVHQQLHRQDCPDLGAKLLARQHTALTAAMFCLLQQFRVPPLL, encoded by the exons GGGAATTCTCTTCTTTGTATGCCCAACGTTCTCAAGGTATACTTGGAAAATGGACAGACGAAGGCTTTCAGGTTTGAGACCAGCACTACTGTGAAG GACATTGTTCTCACTTTGAAGGAGAAGCTCTCCCTCCGGAGCATCGCGCACTTTGCCCTGGCTCTGGAGGAACAGTACAACGTGGCAAGGATCCACCTGCTGCACGAAGAGGAGCTCATCGAGCAG GTGGTCCAGAAAAGAGAATCTCATGACTACCGGTGCCTCTTCAGAGTGTCCTTTGTCCCAAAGGATCCCTTAGACCTCCTACAGGAAGACCCAGTTGCCTTCGAGTATCTCTACCTGCAG AGCTGCAGCGATGTACTTCAGGAAAGATTTGCTGTGGAAATGAAATGCAGTGTGGCGTTACGTCTGGCTGCTCTGCACATACAGGAAAGGATCTATACTTGTGCTCAGCCACAGAAAGTATCCTTGAAATACATTGA gagggactggggaATTGAAAACTTCATCTCGCCAACTTTGCTTCGAAACATGAGAGGGAAGGACATCAAGAAGGCCATCAGCTACCACATGAAGCGGAACCAGGTGCTGCTGGACCCTCGGCAGAAG TATTTCTCCTCTTGCAAACTGAAGCACATGCTCGCTGCAGTCCAAGTGCGCCTGAGCTACCTGCAAATACTGGGAGACCTGAAGATGTACAATGGGAGGATCTTTAATGCCACACTCATG CTACAGGACAGAGAATCATACGTTGCCTTGCTGGTGGGTGCCAAGTACGGTGTGAGCCAGATTATCAATAATAAGCTCAACATCATATCAAGTCTGGCAGAGTTTGCAAACATCAGCAGAGTGGAGCTTACAGAGGAGTCTGAAAAAGTGAGCATGGTGAAAATCTACCTGCAGGATCTGAAG ctgCTGACTTTGCTGCTGGAATCAAACAGTGCAAAGGATCTTGTCTGCCTCATCACAGGCTATTACAGACTGTTCGTGGATGCAAATGTCTCCATATTTAcctggggagagaaaaaacagcaactGCACCGTGTCTCAACTGAAGAAG GGTATGAATCTCGAACCGGGAGTGACTCTGAAGACTCCTGGCAGCTGGATTCCTCCTTGGAGCATTGCCTGGACACTCCTTCTGCGTACGGTAGCGCCCATCCTGTGTGCAACGAGGAGAAGCTGGGAGAGCcctgcagcctggaggaggacatCACAAAGCCCCGGGCTGGAGGGAGTGACCAGTGTGATGGGGGTGACAACGCAACTGACAGCACATCCGAGACTTCAGATTCAGCCAACACTGAGAGCCGAGGGTTTAAGACAAGTGGCTCCAGTGACTCTATGGATGCACTGGAGGAAGATGAGTTGGAAGCCTGCTCTTCCTGCAGGCCAGAATTCTTCCACTTCTACACACCAACAGTCCAGGAGATGAGCAGCGCAGACAAGAGCTTCTTCCCCATTCGTGGTGCAGGAggctccagcagcacagaaaccAGAGACTACTTCTGCTTCTTGCAGGTGCCACGTGCAGAGAGGCCAGGGTATGAAGACAGCCCCTCTGAGCAGAGAGGGGAGGATGTTGGTGCCTCTGTGCTGGAGACCAAGCTGTCTGAGAGGAACACCAAGGGCTACTACAACCTGTGCTACAGCATATCCCCTGCAGGCAGTGTGGAGAGGAGCAATGTCAGTTGCAGCCCTCAGGGAAGTCCCTGGAAAGATGGGTCTGCCCGGGAAGAGGCACTGTGTGGAGCAGAGCAGGTGGCAGAGGCGAACAACCTCATTTTGGAGCCACCCCCAGGGTTTGGTGACACCAGCTCTGAGGAGGAGTTCTATGATGCTGCAGACAGGCTTAGCCCTCCAGATGCCCTGGCAG CAGGCTACAGTATGACCCAGGAGGGTACAGACAACTCCTCCCACCTCCTAAAGAAACCAAGGTGTTACAGCTTGGGGGAAAACCTGATGACAAGGCAGACAGCAAGGGAGAAACATGGAAAGGAGAAGGAGCTGACATATGCCAAGAACCTGAGAAAGAGGAGATCTTTCCTGAAAACTGATTACACCTCGCAGGTCACTTTCCCCTTGGCTTTGCCAGACTCTCTGCAGAGCTACTATTCTTGGCCACCTCCCCCATCGCTGCTGGCTCAGCCACCCACACCACCCTCCTCAGAGGACATTGAGAAGGATGCAGAGCTGGAAATTCCTGctgccacccaggcccagagggaCACTGCCAGCACAGACCCATCCTCTCACCTGATGGAAATGGAGCCTGACACCATGGAAACAAAATCGGTGACTGACTCAGTGGTTTATTCCATTTCAGCTGTTCGCCTGCAGGGTGACCAGCACAGGGAGGAGAGTGCAGGCGTTCCCGTGCATATGGACGGTGGCCTCCAGCCTGCACATGCCATGCATCCACCTTTCCTGTCCCTGGAGGAAGCTGAGCCCCTTGCTGGGTGGCAAAGCAGAGCTTCCCAGGAAAGTTCTTCTGCAAAGACAAATGCTGTGTGGCCGAGTGAGGAGAGCTGCGTGGCCACTGGGGGCTGGCGGGCCCGCCTGGCACTGGGGGAGGCGGGTGAGGTGATGGCAGCCCCGCAGACAGTTCTCGGTGCACCCCCAGTCCCGGACCGCACGGTGACCTGCCCTCCTGATGAACACACACTGCTCCCCTCTGTTCGTGGGCCTGACGTGGCCTCTCCCCAGCACCAGGAGCTGCTCCCCGCAGCCGCGGGGCAGGCAGTGTGCGAGGAGCCTGCCCTGGCTCCCGGTGAAGAAGGAAGAGCTAATGGTGGCAgctgtgctgaaaacagcagcGATGGTGCCTGGTCACAGGCCAAAAGCAGACAAGTGATGACCAAGGGGGCCTTACAGAAAGTGCACAGAAAAAATCACGTGGGTTTTCCAGATGCAACCCAGCTCTTATCAGAttgcagcagcacttcagggGTTATAACTCGCCTCTCCTGGCTCTCATTTGGGGTGAGGACAGACCTCACATCACCCAGCCCATCTCAGGAAAGGGTGGATACTCCACTAGAGCTTTTGGCCACTCAGAAGACCAGCGGGTGCCTGGGGGCTGATGCTGTCAGGAGGGAGATGCAGACATCCCCAAATGGACCACCCTTCGAGAAAGAGTTGGTAATCAGCCAGGGGCTGGCTGAAGGAGAGCCCGGAAAAGACACAGGAAATGTGGCTCACAAAGAGCTGCAGCCTCTTCAGGCTCCTCTTCCCAGAGAACAGGCTACTGAGGTGGGGAAGGACTCTCCTCTGACTCCATCTCTAGGGCTTTCCACCTCCTCGGGCCCAATTTCCTTGGGCTTGTTGCAGAAAAGAGCAGGAGAACATGGGgcttcaaaacactttttcctctgctttaaCCACAAGAAGGATGAGCAGACCCCTTCTGACCCCATCGTGACCAGATCTTTGGGTTTTTCCACAGTGAAGATGACATTTCCGCCACAGCTTGGGATGGACAAGTGCAGCTGCCAGCTGTCCTATATCAGCTGCTTCCACAGGCCTGATGACAAGGGGGAAGGTGAACCCCCTGTCCCTGTGTGCGGCACATTCCTGGGGCCCCTCACCACCCCACcatccagcagctgcagccttcCTGGGACTCCTGGGAGCACTTACCCGCTTTCCATTGCTGGGGGCGCGGCATGGTGGGACCCTCACATCCAAGCCCTCAGCCAGCTGAAGGACCAAGCACGGATGAGCCCTGCAGATTTCTCCTGCTTCCTTGCCTACATCACAGAGCTTCAGGAGGTTGTGGGGAAGCTCTCCGGGAACCAAGCAACACACCTTCAGGATCAATGTGCAGAGCAGGGTGCTGAGAGCAAGGGTGCCCTTGGCTTAGCCTCCCAGGACCTGCTGTCCAGTTGCCAGGAGCTCCTGAAAACCGAGCAGCCCCTTGTAGAGCTGCAGGGTGTGCTGAGGGTGACATTTGACCACCTGGTTCAGCTGGCAGTGGCCTGCTTCCAAGTGACGCACTGCCGGATgtgcaggcagaggcagcaggagcttggGGCCGCCCTCCTGGATGTGGTGGGCACCTACCACCAGCTTGTGCAGGCTGTTCACCAGCAGCTTCACAGGCAAGACTGCCCGGATCTGGGTGCCAAGCTCCTTGCCCGCCAGCACACAGCCCTTACAGCTGCCATGTTTTGTCTCCTGCAGCAGTTCAGGGTGCCCCCGTTGTTGTGA